One Haloterrigena salifodinae DNA window includes the following coding sequences:
- the mre11 gene encoding DNA double-strand break repair protein Mre11, whose product MTRVIHTGDTHIGYQQYNSPQRREDFLEAFRSVVEDAVADGVDAVVHAGDLFHDRRPSLVDLQGTVEILRTLDDADIPFLAVVGNHESKRDAQWLDLFADLGLATRLGADPEIVGDVALYGLDFVPRSRRDDLEYAFEPIPDAAEHATLVTHGLFEPFAHADWDTEEVLEESTVDFDAVLLGDNHKPDTAEVMDTWVTYCGSTERASASEREDRGYNLVDFDEDGGVAISRRGLADTREFVFVDVELEAGEGVDRVQERVRQHDLEDAVVVVTVEGEGKPITPATIEEAAIDRGAMVARVNDRRELPDEDEEVSVSFADPDAAVRERVRELGLSDAARSIDKTVRDDDLVDSNVRETVERRVRDLLEDDESAFDPAPERAPEDEDVTTVADELAGDDASGDPSAAADAESVAANGGEAAATADDEPEAAEAETESAPADEDSSDEPTDDSVDADTASLGDFA is encoded by the coding sequence ATGACGCGGGTTATCCATACGGGCGATACCCACATCGGGTATCAGCAATACAACTCTCCACAGCGCCGCGAGGACTTCCTCGAGGCCTTTCGCTCGGTCGTCGAGGACGCGGTCGCCGACGGCGTCGACGCCGTGGTCCACGCCGGCGACCTCTTTCACGACCGACGGCCGAGCCTGGTCGACCTCCAGGGCACCGTCGAAATTCTGCGCACGCTCGACGACGCCGACATTCCCTTTCTGGCCGTCGTCGGCAACCACGAGTCGAAACGCGACGCCCAGTGGCTCGACCTCTTCGCGGATCTCGGACTGGCGACCCGCCTCGGCGCCGACCCCGAGATCGTCGGCGACGTCGCCCTCTACGGTCTCGATTTCGTTCCCCGTTCGCGCCGCGACGATCTCGAGTACGCGTTCGAGCCGATCCCCGACGCTGCCGAGCACGCGACGCTGGTGACCCACGGCCTCTTCGAGCCCTTCGCCCACGCCGACTGGGACACCGAAGAAGTGCTCGAGGAGTCGACAGTCGACTTCGATGCCGTCCTGCTTGGCGACAACCACAAACCCGACACCGCGGAGGTCATGGATACCTGGGTCACCTACTGCGGGTCGACCGAGCGCGCGAGCGCCAGCGAACGGGAGGACCGGGGCTACAACCTCGTGGACTTCGACGAGGACGGCGGCGTCGCGATCAGCCGCCGCGGGCTCGCGGACACCCGCGAGTTCGTCTTCGTCGACGTCGAACTCGAGGCCGGCGAGGGCGTCGACCGCGTCCAGGAGCGAGTTCGCCAGCACGACCTCGAGGACGCCGTCGTCGTCGTCACCGTCGAGGGCGAGGGGAAGCCGATCACCCCCGCGACGATCGAGGAGGCCGCCATCGATCGCGGTGCGATGGTCGCCCGGGTCAACGACCGCCGGGAACTACCCGACGAGGACGAAGAGGTCTCCGTCAGCTTCGCCGACCCCGATGCGGCGGTCCGCGAGCGCGTCCGAGAACTGGGACTCAGTGACGCTGCCCGGAGCATCGACAAGACCGTCCGCGATGACGATCTGGTCGACTCGAACGTCCGCGAGACCGTCGAGCGCCGCGTTCGCGACCTGCTCGAGGACGACGAGTCGGCGTTTGATCCCGCGCCCGAACGCGCCCCCGAGGACGAGGACGTGACGACTGTCGCGGACGAACTGGCCGGCGACGACGCGAGCGGCGATCCCTCGGCGGCCGCCGATGCGGAATCGGTGGCCGCGAACGGCGGTGAAGCCGCAGCGACAGCCGACGACGAACCCGAGGCCGCCGAAGCCGAAACGGAATCCGCGCCCGCGGATGAGGACTCGAGCGATGAACCGACGGACGACTCAGTCGACGCCGACACCGCTTCGCTGGGTGATTTCGCGTGA